The following nucleotide sequence is from Osmia lignaria lignaria isolate PbOS001 chromosome 16, iyOsmLign1, whole genome shotgun sequence.
ATCTTAACAAGGGTTTGGGGGTAGCATTTATTTATAAGACAATTCGTGAGACACTAGGACAGAGAAGAAAAGAATGAGAAACTTAATTTATGTAATGTAAAATAATGTAATGCAATTAATATCGGTAACCCATTAACAGTGATGCAAAATGTGATAAAACAATTCCTATTAAAGACTACAAAAGATCGTTATAATTAAATGTAAGTACTTTGTGAAATATGTTTTCCTATCTAGTCATGTTATTGTATAATTGTTGTATGgtaaaattataacaaataCTTCGAGAAGATGATAGTGTATTATACTGTAAATGAATGTAACATCttgtatataattatatatgaaatatatACTTCAgaataaacaaatttattgaaGATCTGATGATACATTCTATAAATTATATCCTTCTTTGTTTCCTTGGTCTTGGAGGATTCCATGATACCCTAGTATCATCAGTGAGAGAAACAATATTCATTCCTGAAAGCTGAAGACCTTTCAAAGAACCCtggataaacaataataataatcattgaTGATGAAAATATCATATAAACAGATATTCTAACTGCTAATGTCTGATATTCACCGCCCTACCAGGCCCAAGTCCTTGTATTCTTACTCTGACTgttttaattcctttttcaaTGCCACGCTTAGAAAACATAAAATACATAGTAAAagtataaaagaaatttaatagatCAAGTAAATATCATTACAAGTAATCTCCTCACCAGCCCAACTACATTAGCAGTTTGCTGTGCAGCAACATTAGTACCCTTCCTTGTATTTTTAAAACCTTCAACACCAGCGGTGTGTGTTATAATTACCTGTCCTATAAAGCATTAGAATTGCAATAGAATTATAACCATAATGTCTGAAGAACAACACCTATGAACTTAAACTTGCCTCTGTGATCAGTGAGAGTCATTATCGTATTATTCTTTGTTgtctttatattaataatatgcaACT
It contains:
- the mRpS11 gene encoding mitochondrial ribosomal protein S11 — encoded protein: MIKSTLQLAIRPLARTVISPVKKSTVLPCIQLIDIRNIHITSNALKELRHGKDKIRVKPEKQYVAEGEGISNISLISDSVNTLFPDISTPNKIFDDVPYNKLHIINIKTTKNNTIMTLTDHRGQVIITHTAGVEGFKNTRKGTNVAAQQTANVVGLRGIEKGIKTVRVRIQGLGPGRAGSLKGLQLSGMNIVSLTDDTRVSWNPPRPRKQRRI